The Chaetodon trifascialis isolate fChaTrf1 chromosome 16, fChaTrf1.hap1, whole genome shotgun sequence genome includes a region encoding these proteins:
- the sat2b gene encoding diamine acetyltransferase 2b isoform X2 encodes MNFKIRPAAKDDCKEISRMILELAVYENMSDQVKISHEELERDGFCENPFFECLIAEVPEEHKSKDGFTIVGYALYFYTYSTWKGRSVYLEDLYVMPEFRGNGIGKGLLSSVAQIGKKKQCVRLQLSVLDWNTPSRDFYAAKGAQDLTVSEGWHFIRFDGQDLDNLVNEAPKD; translated from the exons ATGAACTTCAAAATTCGGCCTGCAGCTAAAGATGACTGCAAAGAAATATCGAGAATGATATTG GAGTTGGCGGTTTATGAAAACATGTCCGACCAGGTGAAGATCTCTCATGAAG AGCTGGAGCGCGATGGCTTCTGCGAGAATCCGTTCTTTGAATGCCTCATCGCAGAAGTACCCGAGGAGCATAAATCAAAAGACG GGTTCACAATTGTTGGATACGCCCTTTACTTTTACACTTACAGCACATGGAAGGGGCGGTCAGTGTATCTGGAGGACCTGTATGTGATGCCAGAATTCAGAG GGAATGGCATTGGCAAGGGTTTACTGAGCAGTGTCGCTCAG ATAGGGAAAAAGAAGCAGTGTGTACggctgcagctgtctgtgctCGACTGGAATACTCCCTCTCGAGACTTCTACGCTGCTAAAGGAGCTCAGGACCTCACCGTCAGCGAGGGCTGGCACTTTATACGATTTGACGGACAAGACCTGGACAATTTAGTGAATGAAGCACCTAAAGATTAG
- the LOC139344844 gene encoding claudin-15-like yields the protein MNAIVEAFAFFLGFLGWLMVGVALPNRYWKVSTVDGNVITTSTIYENLWMSCATDSTGVHNCRDFPSLLALNGYIQASRALMIAAIVFGTFGLAATLVGMQCSKIGGENYVLKGRIAAVGGVFFLLQGICTMIAVSWYAANITQQFFDEFYPGTKYEIGEGLYIGWSSAILAICGGSCLMCACKLTTPNEKIPYPYQPSSRGHVLSAVATSHSVPSNYGRNAYV from the exons ATGAATGCGATAGTGGAAGCTTTTGCCTTCTTCTTGGGGTTTCTGGGCTGGCTGATGGTTGGGGTCGCCCTTCCAAATCGATACTGGAAGGTCTCCACAGTGGATGGTAATGTTATTACCACATCAACCATCTATGAAAACCTATGGATGTCCTGTGCAACCGACTCTACGGGAGTTCACAACTGCCGGGACTTTCCATCTTTGCTCGCACTTAATG GGTACATCCAGGCCTCCCGGGCGCTCATGATTGCTGCCATTGTGTTTGGGACATTTGGGCTAGCAGCTACTCTCGTAGGAATGCAATGCTCAAAAATAGGAGGCGAAAACTACGTCCTGAAGGGGAGGATCGCTGCAGTTGGAGGAGTGTTCTTTTTACTACAGG GGATTTGCACCATGATTGCTGTATCTTGGTATGCAGCCAACATCACCCAGCAGTTCTTTGACGAGTTTTATCCCGGGACAAA GTATGAGATTGGAGAGGGCTTGTATATCGGCTGGTCTTCAGCCATACTTGCCATCTGTGGAGGTTCGTGCCTGATGTGCGCTTGCAAACTCACAACACCCAATGAAAAAAT ACCATATCCATACCAACCATCCTCCAGAGGACATGTGCTGTCAGCTGTGGCCACGTCTCACTCCGTCCCAAGCAACTACGGAAGAAATGCGTATGTGTGA
- the sat2b gene encoding diamine acetyltransferase 2b isoform X1 codes for MNFKIRPAAKDDCKEISRMILELAVYENMSDQVKISHEELERDGFCENPFFECLIAEVPEEHKSKDGFTIVGYALYFYTYSTWKGRSVYLEDLYVMPEFRGNGIGKGLLSSVAQGKRSSVYGCSCLCSTGILPLETSTLLKELRTSPSARAGTLYDLTDKTWTI; via the exons ATGAACTTCAAAATTCGGCCTGCAGCTAAAGATGACTGCAAAGAAATATCGAGAATGATATTG GAGTTGGCGGTTTATGAAAACATGTCCGACCAGGTGAAGATCTCTCATGAAG AGCTGGAGCGCGATGGCTTCTGCGAGAATCCGTTCTTTGAATGCCTCATCGCAGAAGTACCCGAGGAGCATAAATCAAAAGACG GGTTCACAATTGTTGGATACGCCCTTTACTTTTACACTTACAGCACATGGAAGGGGCGGTCAGTGTATCTGGAGGACCTGTATGTGATGCCAGAATTCAGAG GGAATGGCATTGGCAAGGGTTTACTGAGCAGTGTCGCTCAG GGAAAAAGAAGCAGTGTGTACggctgcagctgtctgtgctCGACTGGAATACTCCCTCTCGAGACTTCTACGCTGCTAAAGGAGCTCAGGACCTCACCGTCAGCGAGGGCTGGCACTTTATACGATTTGACGGACAAGACCTGGACAATTTAG